A DNA window from Chryseobacterium sp. MEBOG06 contains the following coding sequences:
- a CDS encoding tRNA(His) guanylyltransferase Thg1 family protein — translation MKFEKIENLMRTNEAFSEQYILPENYIIVRLDGKGFTKLTKEKLSLEKPFDEKFSQVMTKTVEHLFNSGFRILYGYTQSDEISLLIHKDDHTFSRKTRKINSVLAGEASAFFSLQFNEICVFDCRVISAPNQNMILDYFCWRQEDSHRNSLSAYCYWTLRNNSFNAKQAAEKIEKMSMSDKNEMLFQYGINYNNAPLWQKRGIGIYPKNEIKTGYNPITKENTVSTRKILYAEKNLSVKEDYRQFIQDILNKF, via the coding sequence ATGAAGTTTGAGAAAATAGAAAATTTAATGCGTACAAATGAAGCTTTTTCTGAGCAATATATCCTGCCTGAAAACTACATTATTGTAAGATTGGATGGAAAAGGTTTTACAAAACTGACCAAAGAAAAACTTTCATTAGAAAAACCTTTCGATGAAAAATTCAGCCAGGTAATGACTAAGACCGTAGAGCATCTTTTTAATTCAGGGTTCAGAATTTTGTATGGTTATACTCAAAGTGATGAAATTTCATTGTTGATCCATAAGGATGATCATACATTCAGCAGAAAAACAAGGAAAATTAATTCTGTTCTGGCAGGAGAAGCCAGTGCTTTTTTCAGCCTTCAGTTTAATGAAATCTGCGTTTTTGACTGCAGGGTGATTTCAGCTCCCAACCAGAATATGATTTTAGATTATTTTTGCTGGCGGCAGGAAGATTCACACAGAAATTCCCTTTCCGCATACTGTTACTGGACTTTAAGAAATAATTCATTTAATGCAAAACAGGCTGCTGAAAAAATTGAAAAGATGTCTATGTCTGATAAAAATGAAATGCTTTTTCAATATGGAATCAATTATAATAACGCTCCACTTTGGCAAAAAAGAGGAATAGGAATCTACCCTAAAAACGAAATTAAAACAGGCTATAACCCTATTACAAAGGAAAATACAGTTTCTACACGAAAAATTCTCTATGCTGAAAAGAATTTGTCGGTAAAAGAGGACTACAGACAATTTATACAGGACATTCTGAATAAATTTTAA
- a CDS encoding polyribonucleotide nucleotidyltransferase: protein MSIPQAFTELITLADGREITIETGKLAKQADGSVVVKMGGTMLLATVVANKEANPGVDFLPLTVDYREKFYAGGRIPGNFFRREARPSDQEILTMRLVDRVLRPLFPEDFHAEVQVMISLISYDGKTIPDDLAGLAASAAIAITDIPFNGPMSEVRVVRFDGKLSINPSYEELKSSELDIMVGATKDSIVMVEGEMKEISEQEMLEAINFGHAEIKKQIEAQERLAEKVGKAFPKREYSHENHDEEIREKVWKETYDKVYEVARTPSGKEERGEKFKALREEFLAQYADDAEELERVTPFVKVYYHDVEKEAMRQMILEDNIRLDGRDPQTIRPIWSEIDYLPGAHGSAVFTRGETQSLTAVTLGSVKDANMVDSVISQHDEKFFLHYNFPPFSTGEARPLRGTSRREVGHGNLAQRALQAVIPEENPYTIRIVSDILESNGSSSMATVCAGTLALMDAGVQITKPVSGIAMGLITDAKSGKFTVLSDILGDEDHLGDMDFKVTGTADGITACQMDIKIQGLSMDIMEKALMQAKDGRLHILNKITETIAVPRPDVKPHAPKMVVMEISKDFIGAVIGPGGKIIQQMQKDTDTVIAIEEVGEIGRIEIAGTDREKINAAIAKINEITFVPVVGEVYNGKVVKVMDFGAFVAIAKGTEGLLHISEIEWARLDKVPYAEGDEVEVKFMGYDDRKKMKLSRKVLLPRPARPEGQGRPEGQRRPEGQGRPEGQRRPEGQRPQGEVKPVENQEPSNEE, encoded by the coding sequence ATAAAGAAGCAAACCCTGGTGTAGATTTTTTACCATTAACAGTAGATTATAGAGAAAAATTCTACGCAGGTGGAAGAATTCCAGGAAATTTCTTCCGTAGAGAAGCAAGACCTTCAGATCAGGAAATTTTAACAATGCGTTTGGTAGATAGAGTTCTACGTCCGCTTTTCCCTGAAGATTTCCATGCTGAAGTTCAGGTAATGATTTCTTTAATTTCTTATGATGGAAAAACGATTCCTGATGATTTAGCTGGTTTAGCCGCTTCTGCAGCAATTGCAATTACTGATATTCCTTTCAACGGACCAATGTCTGAAGTAAGAGTAGTAAGATTTGACGGAAAACTTTCTATTAATCCTAGCTATGAAGAATTGAAGAGTTCTGAATTGGATATTATGGTTGGAGCTACTAAAGATTCAATCGTAATGGTAGAAGGAGAAATGAAGGAAATTTCTGAGCAGGAAATGTTGGAAGCTATCAATTTTGGTCATGCTGAAATTAAGAAGCAAATCGAAGCTCAGGAAAGATTGGCTGAAAAGGTAGGAAAAGCTTTCCCTAAGAGAGAATATAGCCACGAAAACCACGACGAAGAAATTCGTGAAAAAGTGTGGAAAGAAACTTACGATAAAGTATATGAAGTTGCAAGAACTCCTTCTGGTAAAGAAGAAAGAGGAGAGAAATTCAAAGCACTTCGTGAAGAATTCCTTGCTCAATATGCAGATGATGCAGAAGAATTGGAAAGAGTAACTCCTTTCGTAAAAGTATATTATCATGACGTAGAGAAAGAAGCAATGCGTCAGATGATTCTGGAAGACAATATCCGTCTTGATGGTCGTGATCCTCAGACGATCCGTCCTATCTGGTCAGAGATTGACTACCTTCCGGGAGCTCATGGTTCTGCAGTGTTTACAAGAGGTGAAACTCAGTCTTTAACAGCAGTAACTTTAGGTTCTGTGAAAGATGCAAACATGGTAGACAGCGTTATTTCTCAGCACGACGAAAAATTCTTCCTACACTATAACTTTCCGCCATTCTCTACAGGTGAAGCAAGACCTCTAAGAGGAACTTCAAGAAGAGAAGTAGGACACGGTAACCTTGCTCAGAGAGCGTTACAGGCAGTTATTCCTGAAGAAAATCCATATACAATCAGAATTGTTTCCGATATTTTAGAATCTAACGGTTCTTCTTCTATGGCAACAGTTTGTGCAGGAACATTAGCACTAATGGATGCTGGAGTACAGATTACAAAACCGGTTTCAGGTATTGCAATGGGTCTTATTACAGATGCAAAATCTGGTAAATTCACTGTACTTTCTGATATCTTAGGAGATGAAGATCACTTAGGAGATATGGACTTTAAAGTAACAGGTACTGCAGACGGTATTACAGCTTGTCAGATGGACATTAAGATCCAGGGACTTTCTATGGATATCATGGAAAAAGCTTTGATGCAGGCTAAAGACGGAAGATTACACATCTTAAATAAAATCACTGAAACGATCGCTGTACCAAGACCAGACGTGAAACCTCACGCTCCGAAAATGGTAGTAATGGAGATCTCAAAAGACTTCATTGGTGCGGTAATAGGACCTGGTGGAAAAATTATTCAGCAGATGCAGAAAGATACGGATACCGTAATCGCTATTGAAGAAGTAGGAGAAATAGGACGTATTGAAATCGCAGGAACAGACAGAGAGAAAATCAATGCTGCTATTGCTAAAATCAACGAAATTACTTTTGTACCGGTTGTAGGAGAAGTTTACAACGGGAAAGTAGTGAAAGTAATGGACTTCGGTGCTTTTGTAGCCATTGCTAAAGGAACAGAAGGGCTTCTTCACATCTCAGAAATTGAGTGGGCTCGTCTGGACAAAGTTCCTTATGCTGAAGGTGATGAAGTAGAAGTTAAATTTATGGGTTACGATGATCGTAAGAAAATGAAACTTTCCCGTAAAGTTCTTTTACCAAGACCTGCAAGACCAGAAGGACAAGGAAGACCAGAAGGGCAAAGAAGACCAGAGGGGCAGGGTAGACCGGAAGGACAAAGAAGACCTGAAGGACAGAGACCACAAGGTGAAGTAAAACCTGTGGAAAACCAGGAGCCTTCCAACGAAGAATAA
- a CDS encoding TROVE domain-containing protein codes for MSKFNTKKTGFDSGIIAGKLTDKAGKYSDYELLRRVTLANMLFESDYYQSSDEIMKQIEDLCYTVSGEMIIELALECRFEQKLRHTPLWLLILANEIHDVSVKDAVAKIANRPDMTIDLLQMLKVRNGSYKMSKSIKKGIAKAFDNYDKYQIAKYRKSNMELSLVDVVNLVHPKPTVKNEEALQSLVANTLQPANTWETALSQGADKKLTFERMIAEKSLGSLAILRNLRNMTEAGLSRTDIRTALSQVKSNWLTPLNFLAAQRNAPDYTAAIDEAMENCFAQEKIKGTTILAIDVSGSMGRVTSSHSNFSRMDLAFAMAAAGSYIFEDLILVFTAGSDQERKGKHMIWNHSKGLSMFNNYSTIAAEMGGGGIFTYQLCEWLKEKGYARDAERLVVISDSQDIDAHYGVNRKPDTSPYKSSYIIDISTHTHGIKTGNWTAEINGWSDKVFHYIKALEN; via the coding sequence ATGTCAAAATTTAACACAAAAAAAACTGGGTTTGACTCCGGCATCATTGCTGGAAAATTGACAGATAAAGCTGGAAAATATTCAGATTACGAATTGCTGAGACGGGTAACTCTGGCTAATATGCTTTTTGAATCCGACTATTACCAATCTTCGGACGAGATCATGAAACAGATCGAAGACCTTTGCTATACAGTAAGTGGTGAAATGATTATTGAACTTGCTCTTGAGTGCCGTTTTGAACAAAAATTAAGACATACTCCACTATGGCTATTGATACTTGCCAATGAAATTCATGATGTTTCTGTAAAGGATGCTGTGGCTAAAATTGCCAACAGACCAGATATGACTATTGATCTTCTTCAGATGCTGAAAGTAAGAAACGGTTCTTATAAAATGTCAAAATCCATCAAAAAAGGCATTGCCAAAGCATTTGATAACTACGATAAATACCAGATTGCTAAATATAGAAAAAGTAATATGGAGCTGTCTCTGGTAGATGTTGTCAACCTTGTGCATCCTAAGCCAACGGTAAAAAATGAAGAGGCATTACAATCACTTGTTGCGAATACGCTTCAACCCGCAAACACCTGGGAAACAGCTTTGTCACAAGGTGCTGATAAAAAACTGACGTTTGAAAGAATGATCGCTGAAAAAAGCCTTGGTTCTCTGGCTATTCTGAGAAATCTTAGAAATATGACAGAGGCAGGACTTTCAAGAACAGATATCAGAACTGCTCTATCACAGGTAAAAAGCAACTGGCTTACTCCGCTCAACTTTCTGGCAGCCCAGAGAAATGCTCCGGATTATACTGCTGCGATTGATGAAGCCATGGAAAACTGCTTCGCACAGGAGAAAATAAAAGGAACTACGATTCTTGCTATTGATGTTTCCGGAAGTATGGGAAGGGTTACATCTTCTCATTCGAACTTTTCAAGAATGGATCTTGCATTTGCCATGGCAGCTGCCGGTTCCTATATTTTTGAAGATCTGATTTTGGTATTTACTGCCGGAAGCGATCAGGAAAGAAAAGGTAAACATATGATCTGGAACCATTCCAAGGGATTAAGCATGTTCAACAATTATTCTACAATCGCTGCAGAAATGGGCGGAGGTGGTATTTTCACTTACCAGCTGTGTGAATGGCTGAAAGAAAAAGGGTATGCCAGGGATGCTGAAAGACTGGTCGTAATATCGGATAGCCAGGATATTGACGCCCATTACGGAGTGAACAGAAAACCTGATACGTCACCTTATAAAAGTTCATATATCATTGATATCTCCACCCATACCCATGGTATAAAAACCGGAAACTGGACCGCTGAAATCAATGGATGGAGTGATAAAGTATTTCATTATATTAAAGCTCTGGAAAACTAG
- a CDS encoding helix-turn-helix domain-containing protein has translation MKLQFYTPQNNTLKKYIEGYYFITADDSEEPVHYWTFPNNYCILSANQNSIATQVDQKISISFTSDKNIASSLVFRYTSPIEVHYERPVNEITLYFKPLGLNQFASNLEKIFMHHDLLEYSPFPDFNETMGHIFNLINREQQIEELEKYWLSKLHTKDLGLITGIVSDIEADLKMEDIAKKHHISRQHINKIFLKNIGKPPSEYRKIYRFRNTVTRKKGTKSLTELSYDNLFYDQSHLNKDFKELTAVNPKMFFKNVDVNKENIWLFI, from the coding sequence ATGAAATTACAGTTTTATACTCCCCAAAACAATACTTTAAAAAAGTATATTGAGGGATATTATTTTATAACCGCTGATGATAGTGAAGAACCGGTACATTACTGGACTTTCCCGAATAACTACTGTATTCTCAGTGCCAATCAAAATTCTATTGCGACACAAGTAGATCAGAAGATCTCTATTTCCTTTACTTCAGATAAAAATATTGCCTCCAGCCTGGTGTTCCGCTATACCTCGCCGATAGAGGTTCATTATGAAAGACCGGTCAATGAGATCACACTCTACTTTAAACCTTTGGGACTTAATCAGTTTGCCAGTAATCTGGAAAAAATATTTATGCACCATGATCTCCTGGAATATAGTCCTTTTCCGGATTTTAATGAAACAATGGGCCATATCTTCAATCTCATAAACAGGGAACAACAGATTGAGGAATTGGAAAAGTATTGGCTGTCTAAACTGCATACAAAAGATCTGGGACTGATAACTGGTATTGTTTCGGATATAGAAGCTGATCTAAAAATGGAAGACATAGCAAAAAAACATCATATTTCAAGACAGCATATCAATAAAATATTTCTAAAAAACATTGGAAAACCACCTTCAGAATATCGGAAGATATACCGTTTCAGAAACACTGTTACCCGAAAAAAAGGAACAAAAAGCTTAACGGAACTATCTTATGACAATTTATTTTACGACCAGTCTCATCTTAATAAAGATTTTAAAGAATTAACGGCTGTCAACCCCAAGATGTTTTTCAAAAATGTAGATGTCAACAAGGAAAATATTTGGCTTTTTATATAG
- a CDS encoding ATP-grasp domain-containing protein: MRNIIALSPMYTEDSNNLKKASLNSSYRLSRFNAQWNVPEEFREDVIAVYGEDIYAEIVAEQCHLTLLKPADDWLAHISEDFIKRKISYGRLKNFTDQKNIFIKCSDFKSFKAGVYQKVTDIKGFESLDLETTVFTSEVVDWDLEVRCFVLNNKIKTYSSYWRNNTYDTDSLSEQEQKNMSSFFDSFIKKYSSTLPDAIVLDFGIIRGKGWALIEANPAWCSGLYSCDAEKALEVVVKSCIKN; this comes from the coding sequence ATGAGAAATATAATCGCACTCTCCCCCATGTATACTGAAGACAGCAACAATCTTAAAAAAGCATCACTCAACTCATCCTATAGGCTCAGCCGTTTCAATGCCCAATGGAATGTGCCTGAAGAATTTCGTGAGGATGTAATTGCGGTGTATGGTGAGGATATTTATGCAGAGATTGTTGCTGAGCAGTGTCATCTTACCCTGCTCAAACCTGCTGATGACTGGTTAGCTCATATCAGTGAAGATTTTATCAAACGTAAAATCTCTTATGGCCGCCTTAAGAATTTTACAGATCAGAAAAATATATTTATAAAATGTTCTGATTTCAAAAGTTTTAAGGCCGGAGTTTATCAAAAAGTAACGGATATAAAAGGTTTTGAATCCCTGGATTTGGAAACTACAGTTTTTACATCAGAAGTAGTTGACTGGGATCTTGAAGTAAGATGCTTTGTTCTCAATAACAAAATAAAAACATATTCTTCTTACTGGAGAAATAATACTTATGACACAGATTCTCTTTCAGAGCAAGAACAGAAAAATATGTCTTCTTTTTTTGATTCATTTATAAAAAAATACTCCTCTACCCTTCCAGATGCAATTGTACTGGATTTCGGAATAATCAGAGGAAAGGGCTGGGCATTGATTGAGGCAAATCCCGCATGGTGCTCCGGACTGTATTCCTGTGATGCAGAAAAAGCTTTGGAAGTGGTTGTAAAAAGCTGTATTAAAAATTAG
- a CDS encoding DNA polymerase beta superfamily protein, which yields MTIQDLKTNNLILFEVISGSRSFGLATENSDTDIRGVYYLPKEDFFGLNYIPQISNETNDITYYEIGRFVELLQKNNPNILEILVSPHECILHKHPLMDFLKPEDFLSKLCKDTFAGYAISQIKKAKGLNKKILNPIDKERKSILDFCFILDGQGSIPLKKWLLEHRKVQEKCGLTAIDHTKGMLALFYDDSHTLGYKGIIQHEEANQVSVSSIPKEEKPVAYLFCNLDAYSIYCKNYREYWKWITERNEDRYNVNENHGQNYDSKNMMHTIRLLQSCESIFKNNSLKTRVENRDELLDIKSGCQSYEAVMQKAENLIESIEHLHSISTLPEYPDLEKTTHILIEIRENLYR from the coding sequence ATGACGATCCAAGACTTAAAAACCAACAACCTCATCCTTTTCGAAGTTATCTCCGGAAGCCGGTCATTTGGGCTGGCAACGGAAAACTCAGATACCGATATCCGTGGGGTCTATTATCTGCCGAAAGAGGATTTCTTTGGACTGAACTACATTCCGCAGATCTCCAATGAAACAAATGATATTACCTACTATGAAATCGGGAGGTTTGTAGAACTGCTTCAGAAAAACAATCCCAATATTCTGGAAATTCTGGTAAGCCCCCACGAATGTATTTTGCATAAACATCCGTTGATGGACTTTTTGAAACCTGAAGATTTTTTATCCAAACTCTGTAAAGATACCTTTGCCGGATATGCTATTTCACAGATCAAAAAGGCCAAAGGACTTAATAAAAAGATATTGAACCCCATAGATAAGGAAAGAAAATCAATTCTTGATTTTTGTTTTATTCTGGATGGTCAAGGTTCTATTCCTTTGAAAAAATGGCTTTTGGAACATAGGAAAGTTCAGGAAAAATGTGGATTAACGGCTATTGACCATACCAAAGGAATGCTTGCCTTATTTTACGACGATTCACACACATTGGGATATAAAGGAATTATACAACACGAGGAAGCGAATCAGGTTTCTGTATCCTCTATTCCCAAAGAAGAAAAACCTGTTGCTTACCTGTTTTGCAACTTAGACGCTTATTCCATTTACTGTAAAAATTACAGGGAATACTGGAAATGGATCACTGAGCGTAATGAAGACCGTTATAATGTGAACGAGAACCATGGTCAAAACTATGACAGCAAAAACATGATGCATACGATCCGGCTCCTACAGTCTTGTGAATCTATTTTTAAAAATAATTCGCTTAAAACCCGTGTGGAAAACCGGGATGAACTGCTTGATATCAAATCCGGCTGTCAATCTTATGAAGCCGTAATGCAAAAAGCTGAGAATCTGATTGAGTCTATTGAACATCTTCATTCTATCTCTACGCTTCCTGAATATCCTGATTTAGAAAAAACAACACACATTTTAATAGAAATCAGAGAGAATTTATACCGCTAA
- the cobT gene encoding nicotinate-nucleotide--dimethylbenzimidazole phosphoribosyltransferase translates to MLSNELQHKIDFKTKPLGALGHLEHLAHKIGMVQKTTTPKLLNPHMVVFAADHGIATAGVSAYPQEVTYQMVMNFIGGGAAINVFCRQHGIEITIVDAGVNFDFPEGLNLVDKKVRKSSRNILEEPAMTVEEYQQALENGRSVVAGIVKKGCNIIGFGEMGIGNTSASSLMMSKLFDIPITNCIGRGTGLNDHQLQNKINILTEGIEKYPASMSEDEIAQTFGGLEIAQMIGAIKEAYHHNMLIMVDGFIATVSVAAAWKKNPEILNNCIFCHVSDENAHLQLLGLMREKALLNLNLRLGEGTGCALAYPLIQSAVNFLNEMSSFEDAHISNKE, encoded by the coding sequence ATGTTATCAAACGAACTACAGCATAAAATTGATTTTAAAACAAAGCCTTTAGGTGCATTAGGGCATCTGGAACATCTTGCCCATAAAATTGGAATGGTTCAGAAGACAACTACACCAAAGTTATTGAATCCCCATATGGTAGTTTTTGCTGCGGATCATGGGATTGCCACAGCAGGTGTAAGTGCTTATCCTCAGGAGGTAACCTATCAGATGGTGATGAATTTCATCGGGGGAGGAGCTGCCATCAATGTTTTTTGCAGACAGCACGGTATTGAGATTACAATTGTAGATGCCGGGGTGAATTTTGATTTTCCGGAAGGATTAAATTTGGTAGATAAAAAAGTCAGAAAGTCAAGCCGCAATATTCTGGAAGAACCTGCAATGACAGTTGAAGAATACCAGCAGGCTTTGGAAAACGGAAGATCAGTGGTGGCCGGAATTGTAAAAAAAGGATGTAATATCATTGGTTTCGGTGAAATGGGGATCGGGAATACTTCTGCTTCTTCTCTGATGATGAGCAAATTGTTTGATATCCCGATTACAAACTGTATAGGACGAGGAACCGGACTGAATGATCATCAGCTGCAGAATAAGATCAATATCTTAACGGAAGGGATAGAAAAATATCCCGCTTCAATGTCTGAGGACGAAATTGCACAAACCTTTGGTGGATTAGAAATTGCCCAAATGATAGGGGCTATAAAAGAAGCTTATCACCATAATATGCTGATTATGGTGGATGGATTTATCGCAACTGTGAGCGTAGCTGCTGCCTGGAAAAAGAATCCTGAGATTCTGAACAACTGCATTTTCTGCCATGTAAGTGATGAAAATGCCCATCTTCAGCTCTTAGGGTTGATGAGGGAGAAAGCACTTTTAAATCTCAATCTGCGTCTTGGAGAAGGAACAGGTTGTGCATTAGCTTATCCGCTGATACAGAGTGCAGTGAATTTCCTAAATGAAATGTCAAGCTTTGAAGATGCTCATATTTCAAATAAAGAGTGA
- a CDS encoding ATP-binding protein: MEMIIFTGIPASGKSSLYKELFFNSHIRISLDLLNTRHKEGKLLQYCFDTQSKMVIDNTNVSRESRKKYIDLAQRNKYRVVCYYFESDIQDCLERNKNRKESINETGIKAKYKEFEIPVSEEGFDKIIKVKIINNQFEINDNEV, encoded by the coding sequence ATGGAAATGATCATTTTTACAGGAATCCCTGCCAGTGGAAAAAGTTCTTTATACAAGGAACTTTTTTTTAATTCTCATATAAGAATAAGTCTTGACCTTCTAAATACAAGGCATAAAGAAGGAAAGCTTCTCCAGTACTGTTTTGATACCCAATCCAAAATGGTCATTGACAATACGAATGTATCCAGAGAAAGCAGGAAAAAATACATTGACCTTGCCCAACGGAATAAATACAGAGTGGTCTGCTATTACTTCGAATCCGATATTCAGGATTGCCTTGAAAGAAATAAAAATCGGAAAGAATCTATTAATGAAACAGGTATAAAAGCAAAATATAAAGAGTTTGAAATTCCTGTATCAGAAGAAGGATTTGACAAAATAATAAAAGTAAAAATCATTAATAATCAATTTGAAATCAATGATAATGAAGTTTGA
- a CDS encoding DNA polymerase beta superfamily protein: protein MTPKIIEKIKEIEEKKSVEVLLAVESGSRAWGFSSPDSDYDIRFIYRHEKDWYLSPWDKDETIEFMTEDDLDGSGWDLRKTFHLLLKSNAALLSWFYSPIVYKADEKFVELFRPFAEVCFSPIAVSYHYLSMSKKYLEACRVDEVKLKSYFYCLRTTLTGKWIIEKGTVPPVLFSDLLVLTDDAIRQKIEDLIALKATKGESYDHPNDWELFGFLEKTVAENEGKSKSLSGGKADRGEMERVFREILKL, encoded by the coding sequence ATGACACCAAAAATCATAGAAAAAATAAAAGAAATAGAGGAAAAGAAAAGCGTAGAAGTTCTTCTCGCTGTAGAGTCCGGAAGCAGAGCCTGGGGGTTTTCCTCTCCTGACAGTGATTATGATATACGTTTTATATACCGTCATGAAAAGGACTGGTATCTTTCTCCCTGGGATAAGGATGAAACCATAGAATTCATGACAGAAGATGATCTGGATGGTTCCGGTTGGGATCTGCGGAAGACTTTTCACCTTTTGCTGAAGTCGAATGCTGCCTTGCTGAGCTGGTTCTATTCTCCTATCGTTTATAAAGCAGATGAAAAGTTTGTAGAACTATTCAGACCTTTTGCAGAAGTCTGTTTTTCACCAATAGCGGTATCCTATCACTATTTAAGCATGAGCAAAAAGTATCTGGAAGCCTGCAGAGTGGATGAAGTAAAGCTAAAAAGCTATTTTTATTGTCTTAGAACTACATTAACTGGAAAATGGATCATAGAAAAAGGGACTGTTCCTCCTGTACTGTTCAGTGATCTTCTTGTCTTAACGGATGATGCAATCAGACAGAAAATAGAAGATCTTATTGCCTTAAAAGCGACCAAAGGAGAATCATACGACCATCCGAACGATTGGGAATTGTTTGGTTTTCTTGAAAAAACAGTCGCCGAAAATGAGGGAAAATCGAAGAGTTTATCAGGAGGAAAAGCAGATAGAGGTGAGATGGAGAGGGTTTTTAGGGAGATATTAAAACTTTAA
- a CDS encoding IS3 family transposase (programmed frameshift) — protein sequence MDSKKTSGPVHEYSEAFKRQVVSEYERGLYTKSQLQTRYNIRGNSCIPKWLIKYGNFTYEKQISKGRPMKDPQKQKIKELEAALSKKEEELKVFRKFIEIAERELKIEIGKKVWFQSIQEIKAHTNLPVEDICRLFGYSKQAYYKRRSRPSLNNNQERIIELVVSIRKKMPKIGTRKLYFLLKNDFNKESIQIGRDGLFKILRSNYLLIPRRHSYFKTTNSRHWMKKYPNIIKEKELKCSEKVWVADITYLKTKERNYYLHLITDAYSKKIVGYELSDNLQTSSTLKALKQAIRNRVYKHPLIHHSDRGLQYCSKEYTEMLKKNDILISMTENSDPYENAVAERVNGILKYEFGLIGTFENFKNLSRQLDQSIYYYNNLRPHFSLHYNIPSQVHMKNNVKLKTYKKQNQNRKIPTLI from the exons ATGGATTCAAAAAAAACATCAGGTCCTGTACATGAGTACAGTGAGGCCTTCAAAAGACAAGTTGTCTCTGAATATGAACGGGGATTATATACAAAATCCCAATTGCAAACACGATACAATATCCGTGGTAATTCATGTATTCCGAAATGGTTAATAAAATATGGTAACTTTACTTATGAAAAACAAATAAGTAAAGGCAGGCCCATGAAAGACCCACAGAAACAAAAGATTAAAGAGCTTGAGGCAGCTTTATCAAAAAAGGAAGAAGAACTCAAGGTCTTTAGGAAATTTATAGAAATCGCTGAACGTGAATTAAAGATTGAAATTG GTAAAAAAGTCTGGTTCCAATCAATCCAGGAAATAAAGGCACATACGAATCTTCCAGTAGAAGATATCTGCCGATTGTTTGGATACAGTAAACAAGCTTATTACAAAAGAAGGAGCCGGCCGAGTTTAAATAATAATCAAGAAAGAATTATAGAATTAGTAGTATCAATTCGCAAAAAGATGCCTAAAATAGGTACTCGGAAACTTTATTTCTTACTTAAAAATGATTTTAACAAAGAAAGCATTCAAATAGGAAGAGATGGATTGTTTAAGATTTTAAGATCAAATTATCTTTTAATTCCCAGAAGACACAGTTACTTTAAAACAACGAACTCCAGACATTGGATGAAGAAATATCCCAATATCATCAAAGAAAAAGAATTGAAATGTTCAGAGAAGGTTTGGGTAGCAGATATTACCTATCTGAAAACTAAAGAGAGGAATTATTATCTTCACCTGATTACTGATGCTTATTCAAAAAAAATTGTAGGATATGAATTGAGTGATAATTTACAGACCAGTTCTACATTGAAGGCATTAAAACAAGCCATAAGGAATCGGGTATATAAACATCCCTTAATTCATCATTCAGACAGAGGTTTACAGTATTGTAGTAAAGAATATACCGAAATGCTAAAGAAGAATGATATTCTTATCAGTATGACAGAGAACTCGGATCCTTATGAAAATGCTGTAGCAGAAAGAGTGAATGGCATTCTAAAATATGAATTTGGATTGATTGGTACTTTTGAAAATTTTAAAAATCTCTCTCGACAGCTTGATCAATCAATTTACTATTATAATAATTTGAGACCCCATTTTTCATTACATTATAATATTCCAAGCCAAGTACACATGAAAAATAATGTGAAATTAAAAACCTATAAAAAACAAAATCAGAATAGGAAAATCCCTACTCTGATTTAA